In the Bacillus sp. HSf4 genome, GTTAATCGGGACGTATATATTCAGATATACTCATTTTCTTTCAAAAGGGAGGGCTTTTTTAAATATGTTGGTGATCGTGATAAGGCTCGCTTTGCTGGCGCTTTTGATTTATGCCGTATACAGGATCGTTCAGTTTTTAGGAAGTCCGGACCGGAGATTGAAAACAGCACAGGCAAAAAAACATTTTTACTTTTTTGATGAACGAAAAAACACGCGCAAAAATTTCAGATTAACCTTTAAAGGCGTGCTTTTCGAAGGAGAAAAACACATTCCGTCCAAAGACCATCCGTTGTTTATTCACGCGGTTTTCGTCTGGACCGAAAGCCCTGAAGAAAAGCTCGGCGCATTTACAGCCGCGGATTTCAGCGAATTGGAAGAAAAGATTAAACAGCGCTTCCCCGACTGTAAAATCGATTGGGATTCGTCCATCCTAAAGTGGCGAAACAAACAGGCAGAGCAGCAATAGCTTCTCTGCCTGTTTAGTTAAAAGTATAAAAGCCCGTCAAAACAACGTGCGCAATCAGCAAAAGAGGAACCCCGATCTTGAAGGAAAGGTGTTTCGTCTTATGCCTGAACAGGAGCATGCCGCCCCAGACACCCAGGGAGCCGAAAACAGCCGCTGTCAGCCAGATCCGGCGTTCAGACACCCTCCATTTGTTTTTGACGGCTCTTTGCTTATCGCTTTTCATCAATAAAAAACCGTATCCGTTGATGAGGATTACGTATATCAGCAAAATCGTATTCATTTTTTGACTGCTCCTTCATGTTCTTAAGAAAGACGGGACATTCGCCGCGGAAACGCCCCCCTGAAAGCATAAGAAAAAGGCCGAAACCGGCCTTTTTCATTATTTATTCAGTTGCGCTTTAGCAGCATCAGCAAGCTGATTGAATGCAGTAAGATCGTTTACAGCAAGGTCAGCAAGCATTTTGCGGTTCACTTCAATGCCGGACAGTTTAAGACCGTGCATTAAACGGCTGTAAGAAAGACCGTTCATACGTGCTGCAGCATTGATACGAGTGATCCAAAGTTTGCGGAAATCGCGCTTTTTCTGACGACGGTCGCGGAAAGCGTAGTTTCCTGACTTCATAACCTGCTGGTTAGCTACTTTATATAATGTATGTTTTGAACCAAAATAACCTTTTGCTAATTTGAGAACCTTTTTACGACGTTTGCGTGTAACAGTTCCGCCTTTTACTCTTGGCATTTGATTTCCCTCCTAATTATACCTTTTCCGAAATTACTTAATGTTGGCAAGCTGCTGCTTGATGCGTTTGAAATCGCCGGCGCTGACGACTGCGCTTTTGCGAAGCTTGCGTTTTTGTTTTTGAGATTTATTTGCGAACAAGTGACTTGTATATGCATGAGAACGTTTCAGTTTCCCGGAACCTGTCTTTTTAAAACGTTTCGCAGATCCGCGGTGAGTTTTCATTTTTGGCATGGATGTTTCCTCCTTAATTACTTTTCAGTTTTAGGTGCGAGCACCAGGAACATGCTGCGGCCGTCCATTTTCGGCTTCGTTTCAACAGTCGCCACTTCCGCACAGGCTTCTGAAAAACGGTCAAGCACGCGCTGTCCGATTTCTTTATGCGTGATCGCACGGCCTTTGAAACGGATGGATGCTTTCACTTTGTCCCCTTTTTGCAGGAACTTGATGGCGTTGCGAAGCTTTGTATTGAAGTCGTGTTCTTCAATACCAGGGCTCAGCCGAACTTCTTTTAAGTTAATGATTTTTTGATTTTTGCGTGCTTCTTTTTCCTTCTTCTGCTGCTCGAATCTGTACTTTCCGTAGTCCATGATCCGGCATACAGGCGGTTTTGCATTCGCTGCAACCAACACAAGGTCAAGATTTGCGCGACCCGCAATTTCCAGTGCTTCCTGGCGGGATTTGATCCCAAGCTGATCGCCATTTTGTCCGATCAAACGGACTTCACGCGCACGGATACCCTCATTAACCAATTGATCTTTGCTAATAATGAGCCACCTCCATAGAATCTTTGAATTGATTTCACAACTCATTTTGACCGTTTCTTTGCATTTCCACAGGCAAACAAAAAGTGTGGGCATAAAACACCCACACTGCGAACATCTGCATAAAAAATAAGAAATGTACGTTTAACCTGCCAACTACAAGAATGTGTCAATCAGGTGAGAAGCGGGTGCTTCTGCTTGTTGATATATATTCAATTCATTATCCATCTTACATAAACAAATCCTGCAAGTCAAGATATAAAATTTATCACAACATTTGCTATTATAACAGGCCGGTTTTGAAATAGCAACGGTGATTTTCATATTTTTCATTCTAACCGGCGATCTGGACGAACAGCGGAATCGCAAATCCGATTGTCGCCGGCTTTAAAAAGACTTCATGATGTCCCCTTCGCTTTTGTCATCCTCATATGTAAAACCGCCTGCTCTCGGAAAGGCGATCCCGGGAATCACAGCGACGAACAAAGGTGTAACCAGAAAAGCCCGTTCGTTTTTTTCTGCTCACTTCTTTTGGCTTGCCGGCTTCATTGTATTCAAAACGATTTTACCGGCACTTGCAGGATATCGGGGCCTGCTGCAGAAAAGAGGCGCTGAAATACAAAATAGCGGAAAGTGAGATCTTTTCGCACGGCAATCAATTCCAATATGTGCTAATTAGCCAATATCAATCGTATAGTGATTAATGTGAACCACATGATGAATAAAGGAGTGGCAGTCAATGAATGATGGAAGACAGCATTTTATTCCTGCTGCGGCATTCAGCTCATCCGTCAAGCGCGGTTTGCTGCCGGAAGACGCTTCTCTTGCCGCCGAAGCGCCGAGATTTGCGGATCATCCGTTTAAGCTCGGCGTTGCCTCAGGGGACCCGCACCCGGACGGATTTGTGTTATGGACGAGGCTTGCGCCTGATCCGCTCGCTGAAGACGGCTTAGGAGGGATGCCGAGCCGGAATGTCCCGGTTCGCTGGGAGGTAGCTGAAGACGAACACTTTCACCGGATCGTCAAACGAGGAACAGCAGCCGCACTCCCTGAGCTTGCCCACTCAGTTCATGTTGAAGTACACGGTTTAAAACCGGGTCGATATTACTGGTACAGATTTAAAGCAGGCCCCGAGATCAGCCGCACAGGCAGGACAAAAACAGCGCCTTCCCCATTTGAAAATCTCAAAGGCATGTCGTTTTCTCTTGCCTCATGCCAGGCATGGTATCACGGATATTTCACCGCCTATCGGCATATGGCAAAAGACCATCCGGACGTTGTCTTTTTCCTGGGCGACTATATTTACGAATATCCCATCAATGCCAAGAACCTTTACCGGGATGTCGAACTGTCGAGCGCACACAACGCCAAAACGGTCACATTAAGCCAATACCGGCTGCGGTATTCCCTCTTCAAAACAGATCCCGACCTTCAGATGATCCATGCGTTGGCGCCTTGGATCGTCACGCCGGATGACCATGAAGTGGAAAATAATTATGCCGGCCCACATTCGCAATACAATACATCACCCGAAGCGTTTCTCCGTCAGCGCGCTTCTGCCTACCAAGCATTTTATGAAAACATTCCGATCCGCGCCGCCTCGATTCCGAACGGTCCTGATATGCTGTTGTACCGGCGGTTCTGCTACGGAAATCTGGCGGAATTTAATGTCCTCGACACTCGGCAGCACCGCGACAACTATCCGGCAAATGAAGAGGAGCGGCTTGATCCAAAAAGGTCGATCCTTGGAAGCGCCCAAGAGCGGTGGCTTTTTGACGGTCTCAGCAAGTCAGATGCGATCTGGAACCTGCTGGCACAGCAAGTCGTCGTCGCGCAAATCGATCGCGACACAGGGCCCGGGGTCGAATACAGTACCGATCAGTGGGACGGATTTCCCGCCTGCCGCGACAGGCTTTTCTCCGCATACAAAGCGTACGGCATCAAAAACCCGGTCGTATTGACGGGAGATATTCACAGACATGCAGCTGCAGACTTAAAAGCCGACTTCAATGATATTCAATCTGAGACGATCGGTACTGAATTGATCACAACATCGATCGCTTCTGACGCCGACGGGTCGGAGACGGATTCTCTGGCGCCGATCTGGCTCGGAAATCCCCATGTCAAATTGTACAATGCCCAGCGGGGGTATGTCCGCTGCACGATGACCCGGTCACACATACAAGCCGACTTTCAGGTTCTTCCTTATATCACCCGGCCAGGCGCTTCAGCCTCAACATATGCCAGCTTTGTCATTGAAGCGGGCCGGCCTGGACTGGAACGAGTACTGTAATACCGTCTGCTTCATAGCAAATGAAGCAGTTTTCAGCTCTTTTGCATAGGTGCGCTGACCGAACCATTGAACCTTCTTTCACGAAGAGATTATGTCTCGAATGAAGGCGGTCACCAAAAAACCTTGGACTCTCTATTTGCTCCAGAGCGGCCAATGTATGATGGACGGCAGCTCTCTCATTCAGCCTCTGGCGGAAAAAAGGGGGACGTCTGAGCAGCGATTGACAGCACCCGATAGGTCTGCACAGCCTTTGCCTGCTCTTCTTTCCGAATAAAAGATTGGATGAGCGACAGAAAGATAGGCTCATTCCATTTGATCACCATCGGCAAACCGAGGCGTCCCCTTGCTTTCCTTTGATACTGCGTTACATCACAATCCTAAAATCACCGCTTTCACATCCTATTTATCTATTGTAAAATAAATGAGAGAATTCTATAAACTAAAGGCAGAGGAGAAGATCATGAAAGCCGTATTTTTTGATTTAGACGATACATTGCTCTGGGATGAAAAAAGCGTCAGTACTGCATTTTCCAAAACATGTCATAAAGCCGAAGAAAAATACGGAATCAATGCGGCTGAATTTGAAGCAGCCGTCCGCCAGGCTGCGCGCGATCTTTACACGTCTTATGAAACATATCCTTACACGGTGATGATCGGCATCAACCCGTTCGAAGGACTGTGGTCGAACTTCAGCGAACCGATCAGCGAAGGGTTTCAAAAGCTCAACAAAATCGTTCCTGAATACAGAAAGAACGCCTGGACAAACGGATTAAAGGTGTTTGGCATCGACAATCCCGCCTTCGGGGAAGAACTCGGCGAATATTTTGCGGCAGTTCGCCGAAAAAGCCCTTTTGTGTATGAAGAAACATTTGCCGTTTTGGATGAGCTGAAAGGAAACGTTGAGCTTCTGTTACTGACAAACGGCGATCCGAGCCTGCAAAAAGAAAAATTGGCTGGTGTACCGGAACTTGCTCCTTATTTTAATGAAATCGTCATTTCCGGTGATTTCGGCAAAGGAAAGCCGGACCCGAGCATTTTCGAACACTGCCTCGGTCTTCTCGGCATTACAAAGGATGAAACAGTGATGGTCGGAGATAACTTGAACACCGATATTCTCGGCGCTTCAAGAGCGGGAATTCAAACCGTCTGGGTCAACCGCAAAGGCAAAGTCAATGAAACCGATGTGAAGCCGGATTATGAAATCAGTGATTTACATGAACTGTTTGACATCCTCGCCGAAAAACAGCAGTCAAGATAAACGAAAAAAGCATGACTCCGAATGGAATCATGCTTTTTTTCATGTGTTATTTTTTCGCTTCAGCGACGGCTTTTTTCACGAAATCCTCAAGTGAAACCGTTTCTGATTTTTGCTCACCGTATTTGCGGACATTGACCGCTTCATTTTCGACTTCCTGATCCCCCACGACAAGCATGTAAGGGATCTTTTGCATCTGCGCCTCACGGATTTTGTAGCCGATTTTTTCGTCACGGCTGTCGACTTCAACGCGCAAACCTTCACGCTGCAGGCGTTCCTGCACTTTTTTTGCATAGTCGAGGTGTGCGGATGGCGACACAGGGATGACCTGGAACTGCACCGGAGCAAGCCATGTCGGCAGCGCTCCTTTATGCTCTTCAATCAAGAAGGCGACAAAGCGTTCCATTGTCGATACGACACCTCTGTGAATGACGACCGGACGGTGCGGTTTTCCGTCTTCTCCGACATATGTCAGATCGAATTTTTCAGGTAGCAGGAAGTCAAGCTGAACAGTTGACAGTGTTTCTTCTTTGCCGATTGCTGTTTTGACCTGCACATCAAGCTTCGGTCCGTAGAACGCCGCCTCGCCTTCAGCTTCGTAATAATCATGGCCGATCTCGTCCATCGCTTCCTTCAGCATCGATTGTGCTTTGTTCCACATTTCATCGTCATCATAGTACTTCTCCGTATCCTCCGGATCGCGGTAAGACAGGCGGAATGAATACTGTTCAAGACCGAAGTCTTCATACACTTCCTGAATCAGGCGGACCGTGCGGATGAATTCGTCTTTGATTTGATCAGGGCGGACGAAAATGTGGGCATCATTCAACGTCATCCCGCGGACGCGTTGCAGACCTGAAAGAGCGCCTGACATTTCATAGCGGTGCATCGTCCCGAGCTCTGCGATCCGAATCGGCAGCTCACGGTAGCTGTGAATGTCATTTTTATAAATCATCATATGGTGCGGACAGTTCATCGGACGAAGCGTCAATGTTTCATTGTCCATTTCAATCGGCGGGAACATTGTGTCCTGGTAATGATCCCAATGTCCTGATGTTTCGTAAAGCTCTTTGCTGCCAAGCACAGGCGTATAGACATGCTCATAACCGAGAGCGAGCTCTTTATCCACAATATAGCGCTCGATGACGCGTCTGATGGTCGCGCCCTTCGGCAGCCAAAGCGGCAGCCCTTGTCCGACCTTTTGTGAAATCGCAAACAGCTTCAATTCTTTGCCCAGTTTTCTATGGTCGCGCTCTTTCGCTTCTTCCAACAGCCGGAGATGCTCTTCAAGCTCGGCTTTTTTGAAGAAAGCCGTCCCATAGATGCGCTGCAGCATCTTGTTGTTGCTGTCCCCGCGCCAGTATGCTCCCGCAAGGCTCAGCAGCTTAAATTCCTTGATTTTTCCAGTCGAAGGAACATGAACACCGCGACACAGATCGAAGAATTCGCCCTGCTCATAGATCGATACCGTCTCGCCTTCCGGAATCGCGTCAAGCAGTTCCAGTTTCAAGTCATCGCCGATTGCGGCAAACCGCTCTTTCACTTCTTCGCGGCTGACTTCTTTTCTTTCGATCGGCAGATTTTCGCCGACGATTTTTTTCATTTCCTTTTCAATCTTTGGAAGGTCTTCCGGAGTCAGCGCTTCCTCCAGATCGACGTCATAATAGAAGCCGTTTTCGATCACCGGACCGACGCCAAGCTTGACGTTTTTATACAGTCGCTTGATCGCCTGAGCCATTAAATGCGCGGTGCTGTGGCGCATGATGTCAAGCGCTTCTTCGCTGCCTTCCGTAATGATTTCGATGGCGCCATCCTCAAGGATCGGTGCGCGCAGATCGATTTCTTTGTCGTTTAATTTTCCGGCAATCGCTTTTTTCTTTAAGCCGGGACTGATTGATGCCGCGATATCTTCTGTCGTCGTCGCTTTGGGAAACTCCTTAACCGCTCCGTCAGGAAATTTGATTTTTACCATATCTGACATCCTAGTCACTCCTTTTTTTTACAAAATAAAAAATCCCCGTCTCCCTGTGAAAGGGACGAGGATTTGATAAACGGAATTCGTGGTTCCACCCTTTTTCCCGAAAAGCGCAAAAAACCCTTGGGCGCTTTCGGCTTTAGGTTCTGTAACGGGAAGTCCCGTCAGCCATTACTTGACATTTCGTCTTTCACAACTGATGTTCAAAGGCGGTAAAAAAATGATCCTTGGTTTAAGAGACTTGCAGCCTTGGTCTCCCTCTCTGTCAAACCGGTGTTCATCTTTTCATGTCCTTATCAACACATAGATCTTTAAGTTTATACCGTATTATAAATCGTTTTTCATGCAAAATCAAGAATGCTCTTCAAAAATGTTCTCCTCAGGATGAAAGGAATCAAGTGATAAAATCCGCACCCGCTCCTGGAAAATATTTTGAATCGTCTGCACCATAGCATGCTCTCGATTCTCTGTATAAAGGTCGATTTTCCTCGGAGCTATCGATACGAGCGGCGCCAGCAGGCGGGAATCAATATACATCGGGTGTTCTCTTATGAATCGTCTGTCTATGTATTTTTTTTGTTCCCGTTCTGAAACAAATTTTAGCTCCCACAATACAAAATAATCATCATGGACAATATGAACTCGCTCAATCATCGGCTCCTTCGCCATGACATACTCTCTCAGCGACTGAATAAACGTCTGGTATTCCTGTTCCATTTTATATTCATCGATCGCCGCTTCGACATAGCCTCTCAGGCGCTCATAATATTTGCCGAGCCGAAACGTCATAAAGGAGCGGATCGACAAGACGTTTTCTTCAAGACAGATCGTTTTGAGCTCCTGGATGATGTAATGCTCACGAGGGGTATCGTCCTGATTGAGAGGCAGCCCCTCCAGTTCACCCTCCATAATGCTGTGGGCCAATTGAAGAATTTGCTGCTGCTCATCCCGATCCAAAAAGTAATAATCACCTTCAATGACCGAAAGCATATATTCATCTTCCTTGCATTCTGTAAAAAACCTCGTCAAAATCGGCTGAATAAAAGCCTGGATACTGACAGAGGAATGGGTTTTTTCAATTCCGATCTTTCCTGGCGCTTTGTGAACCTTGATATGCCGGCTTTGATCCGCATTGCGAAGCAGATGCAAAAACGCGGCTGTATCATAATCATCTTCAAATGTAATTTCGAGCATGTTTGTCCCCCCTAACAACATCTGATACATGTATATGGGCGGGACAAAAAAAATAGACTTAAAAAAAGGACTCCGTGTTCAATCAAACAGCTCCTGCACCTTTTTTCTGAACAACAAGGGAACGGTAATGAACAAAAGGTAGATGGCGGCGATGATCACAATCGCGGCGATGTCTCCGGACAAGAGGCTTGACCCGAGTGCATTTAAAATAACCGTACCAGGAATGATCCCCGCGGCAGTGGCCGCCAAAAAAGCGAGAGGCTTGACTTTCGAGACGCCGGCCGCATAGCTGACCGCATCAAAATGAATCGGTGCGAGCCGCAAGAGGAGGATGCAGAAAAAACCGTTCTTTTGCAAAAGAGCCCGAAAACTTTCAAGTTTCAGAGGCGCTTTTTTCATACCGCCGCCAAGCCTGTAAGCGAGGGCGAATGATAAAAAAGCCCCGCCGGCGGCTCCAATAAACGAATATAAAGATCCGAACAGCGGACCGAATGCCAAACCGCCGCCGACGGCAAAAACCGAGGCGGGAAGCAGCAAAAACGGCCGGATCATTAATAAACCGATGTAGATCAGCGGGGCAAAAACGCCGAAGGATAAGACGGCTTCCCTGATATGGCGCGGGCTGAGATTCAAATACTTTGTATTAAACCATATTCCGGCGGCAAGAAGCGCGGTGATCACCGCCCATTTGCCCAAGCCTTTTTTTTGCATGCTCTTCATCTCCCTGTCGTCACTAACGGCGGTTTTTCCCATTCAGCCGGACGGGTGTAGCCAAATACCGCACCCTTTCCATCAGCCTTGCCGCCTTCACGTCCTCTTTTTCTCCCCTTTGGGAATATGTGAAATGATGCTTCAGCTCGTCCGGGTCAAAATTTGATGAAAAGAACGTCGGCAGCTGCCGGCTCATTCTGTGCTGAAGGATCGTGCCGAACACTTCATCCCTGACCCAGCTGGACATCGATTCTGCTCCGATGTCATCGAGCATGAGAACCGGCGTCGATTTGACCATATCGAGTTTTTCCTCCAATGACTGATCGTGAATTGCGTTTTTCAGCTCCCTGACAAATTCGGGAACATAGACAAGGATGGACGGGTGATCCTTTGCCGCAAGTTCATTGGCGATGGCCGCCAGCATAAAGGTTTTTCCAACGCCGAACTGCCCGTGGACATAAATTCCTTTTCCTTTTCCTGTCTCGTTGTAGTCATGAAAGAATTCAGTCGCCAGCTGAATCACCTTCAACCGGCTCGGGTCGTCACCGTCAATGTCGGCAAATGTGGCATCCAGAAGATCCTCCTGAATATAGATGCTTTTGATGAGCGACCGCTGTCTCTCCCTTTCATCAGCTTTTCGTTTTTCCGGACAGGTGTCATACTGGACATCGATCGTTTTCCCGTTCAGCACAAGCTTCGGATGGTATCCCTGGATCAGGTTTTTGCATTCCATTAAACTTGGGCAGTCCCCGCAGGCTTTGCTTTGCTGTGTATACTCGTAAAGCTTGTTTAAGCTTCTCTCGATCATACGATCATCCACTACAGCCTGATGCTGGTCGATAAATTGCCGAACATCTTTGTCAGAGAGAACCTTTTCTTTCATATCTTCCAGGCGTTTCTTAAAGTCAGGCCTTTTCGTCACACCTTCGAGTGCGCGTTTAATCGGCTCCATATTCGTTCACCTCACATGTTAAAGGGCGGAATGTTTCCTCAGTTTCTTCACTTCTTCAAGCAGCTTCTGCTTCTCCAGTTCAAAATCTTCCATGCTTGCCGCAGTCTGCATTGTTGGCTCAGACAAATCCTCAGCTTTGCTTTCCTTGAGCCAATCCGGCAGTTTTTCCTCTCTGATGACTTTTTTGTTCCGTGAGGTCTGCTTTTTCTTGCCTTCCGCCCACTCAAGATATTGGCGGTTTTCTGCTTTGGCGAGCTGCATGGCTTCCCTTACCGTCCGCACTTTTTTTCTGGCCCAGTGGGAAGCGATTTTTTGAATGTAGTTTTTAGAAAGCTTCATATCGGTTTTCAGCATCGCATAGTAGATCAAAACATTGATGACGCCAGGCTCCAGTTTTTGGTCAAGCATGATTTCCTCTATGATTTTCAAATCGGCTTTCGACGGCTCAGCGCCTCCCCCGATATCCTGAAGCAGCTTCCTTGGCGATACTTGTTCAAGCAGAGAGATTAAGTGATCTTCCTTCGAATTGTTGGACGGCTGTTCATTTGGATGTTCACGGAGCTTGAGAGGCTGCACTTTGTCAACAAGTTCAGGAAGCAAACCGTTTCTTTCGATTTGATACCAGTCGCTCGCCGCTTTTCTGAGCGCTTCCGATGTAATGGTATCATGCTCATCTACGGCTGACATGACAACGTTCTGCATATCGAGCGGGTCGATTCCGTATAGAAAGGCCAGTTTTTTTATCGTTTCCTTTACCTGATCTGTCAGCGCTTTTCTCGGTATAAGCGTTTCCGATAAACCGGCCAGAAACAATTGAAAATCGAATTCATCTTCAGTGACTGTGACAGACCGGCCTGTTCCCTCTTTCATGAATTCCTGTTCATCGCCAAGCTTCATCGCCTCGGCCATATCTTCTGACATCTTCCACTCATTCGGCTGAACGGATGCAAAAACTTCGTTGAACGAACGGGTAATGTCACGGGCATCTTCAGGGACTGATGCATGTACGAAATATTCTTTCAGCTGCTGATACCTCGTCTTTCCGACGCGGTTGTATAGGAACACATTCAGCATTCCGTCCTGGAAAAACTCATCCGGCCTTAAAGGCGGGATCAATTCATATATAAATAAACGTTCCTCATCTGTTTCTTTCATATATGTCTTTAACAGTCCGATTCCTTCAAGCTTTTCCTTTTCGGCGTGAATCATCTTCAGATTGGCCTGCATCGCTCCCATCAGCTGTCTGTGGGTCGAGCTTTTTCCCCATACCCTGTTTTGTTCCAGCTCTCCCCAAAGCGTAAAAAACAAGCTGAGTGAAAAGGAGCCGATTAAAGGCTGATACAATAGCGTGATAATTTGCCGGTCTAAATCCTGAAGCATGCCATAGCTTTTGACCATGTAAGGATCGACAGGAAGCAAATCTTTCCAATAATTACTCATATTTTATGTCAACCTTCCACTTTGTTTCTTGTCCTCATTTTACACCTTTTCCCGATGTTTTTGTCATGAGAAAAGAGCTGGATATATTTACAGCTCTTTACCGTTCTTTCTTTATTAAATCTTTCAGCTCGTCGATAAATACGTTGATATCTTTAAACTGACGATATACTGAAGCAAAGCGGACATATGCGACCTCATCGATTTTCGCCAAACGATCCATCACCATTTCTCCGATCATTTCGCTTTTCACTTCAGAGACGCCTTGATTTCTAAGCTCTTTTTCAATTGCAAAACAAATATCTTCAAGCTCTTTTAAAGCGACAGGCCTTTTTTCACAGGCTTTGATCAGGCCGCGGAGCATTTTCTCCCGGCTGAATTCTTCGCGTATTCCTTCTTTTTTGACGACGATCAGCGGAATTTCTTCCACTTTTTCAAATGTCGTAAACCGATAATTGCATGATTCGCATTCGCGCCTTCTGCGAATGGATCTGCCTTCGTCAACCGGGCGGGAGTCCAAAACCCTCGTCCCATTATGCTGACATGCTGGACATTTCATTTTTTCAGCTCCCTATTCAGTTGTTTGGTTTTGCCTTGGTCAGCTTTCGGTCCAGTTCCTTATAAAACGTTGAAACCATGCCGCGGCTTGAGCCAAAATCGGTCGGCAAAAACGTTTCCGTCGATACATTAAAATCGACCGCTGTTTCAAATGGACGGACGGAAACGACTGTCGCGACCACAAAAGACTTTCTCGGTTTTTTGGCTTCCGCGTTTACTTCTCCTCTTTCCTCCGACACCGAGATCACGGTGCAGCCGTCAAGCCCTTCCAGCGTGTCTAAAACAGCTTCGAGCGCCTGTTTTGCCGTCGCTTTGTAATAGCGGCTTTTCAGCTCGTCGACGGGATGGCGGTCAGATGTCTCGGCATGGGTTGAAAAAAATCCCTGAATTTTTTGCAGAACACTCATTTCCTTTGTCCCCTTTGCCTTTCTTCTCTATATTTTATTAAAAAAACAGTCCATTTCCAAGGGAAAATCAAACAGCCTGAAAATGCAGGAAAAAATCATGAAGGGAAAGAAAAAGGAGCGGATGTTCAAGCGATATCCGCTTTTTCATCCAGCTCCCTTTAAAGTGCCTGTGCTTTGGCTTTAGCCTGTTTGATTTGAACAGGCCCCATGCCTCTCGGTATTTCAATGTTCTCTCTTGTTTCCGCTTTTAACTCTTCTGCGATATAATCCGCAGCTACGTTCGGATCTAGATCTCCGCAAGTATAAACATCAATGCTGGCATACCCGTGTTCAGGAAAACTGTGAATGGTCAGGTGAGATTCGGAAATGATCACGACCCCGCTTACACCTTGCGGAGCAAACTTATGAAAAGCAACCTCACGGACCTCAGCACCTGATTTGAGTGCCGCATTTACAAACGTTTTCTCAATAAAATCCATGTCATTCAGCTTATCAAAATCGCATCCCCACAGCTCGGAGATGACGTGACGCCCCATTGTTTCCATAGCATGGACCCCCCTTAACAAGAATTAAAAAAGTGAATTTCCAAGCAACTGAACCGGTCAATTACCACGGGGGAAAGTTAGTCCGGAGAGGTCCTAACCCTTTAAGTAATGCCGAAGCGCTCACGAACTAGAAGTTCACGAAAAATAGTATACTTTGTTTGAATATTTTTTGCAAGGCGGTTTTATCAATTGGTGGTTAAGGGGTTTTTTTTATCCGTCCATGCTTTTATTTTATACAGCTGATGGATGTTTCATTCTTGAAGCGACAAATCTGACAAGGTCAACGACCCTGCAGGAGTATCCCCATTCATTGTCATACCATGCAAGCACTTTCATTTTTCTGTTTTCAAGAACCATTGTTGAAAGGCTGTCAATGACGGCGGAATATGGATTTGTGTTAAAATCCGCTGACACGAGAGGTTCATCGCATACATCAATGATGCCGGACATGGAGCCTGCCGCAGCCGTGCGGAACGCTTCATTGATATCCTCTGCCGATACAT is a window encoding:
- a CDS encoding TVP38/TMEM64 family protein, coding for MQKKGLGKWAVITALLAAGIWFNTKYLNLSPRHIREAVLSFGVFAPLIYIGLLMIRPFLLLPASVFAVGGGLAFGPLFGSLYSFIGAAGGAFLSFALAYRLGGGMKKAPLKLESFRALLQKNGFFCILLLRLAPIHFDAVSYAAGVSKVKPLAFLAATAAGIIPGTVILNALGSSLLSGDIAAIVIIAAIYLLFITVPLLFRKKVQELFD
- the ytxC gene encoding putative sporulation protein YtxC; this translates as MLEITFEDDYDTAAFLHLLRNADQSRHIKVHKAPGKIGIEKTHSSVSIQAFIQPILTRFFTECKEDEYMLSVIEGDYYFLDRDEQQQILQLAHSIMEGELEGLPLNQDDTPREHYIIQELKTICLEENVLSIRSFMTFRLGKYYERLRGYVEAAIDEYKMEQEYQTFIQSLREYVMAKEPMIERVHIVHDDYFVLWELKFVSEREQKKYIDRRFIREHPMYIDSRLLAPLVSIAPRKIDLYTENREHAMVQTIQNIFQERVRILSLDSFHPEENIFEEHS
- a CDS encoding replication initiation and membrane attachment family protein, producing MSNYWKDLLPVDPYMVKSYGMLQDLDRQIITLLYQPLIGSFSLSLFFTLWGELEQNRVWGKSSTHRQLMGAMQANLKMIHAEKEKLEGIGLLKTYMKETDEERLFIYELIPPLRPDEFFQDGMLNVFLYNRVGKTRYQQLKEYFVHASVPEDARDITRSFNEVFASVQPNEWKMSEDMAEAMKLGDEQEFMKEGTGRSVTVTEDEFDFQLFLAGLSETLIPRKALTDQVKETIKKLAFLYGIDPLDMQNVVMSAVDEHDTITSEALRKAASDWYQIERNGLLPELVDKVQPLKLREHPNEQPSNNSKEDHLISLLEQVSPRKLLQDIGGGAEPSKADLKIIEEIMLDQKLEPGVINVLIYYAMLKTDMKLSKNYIQKIASHWARKKVRTVREAMQLAKAENRQYLEWAEGKKKQTSRNKKVIREEKLPDWLKESKAEDLSEPTMQTAASMEDFELEKQKLLEEVKKLRKHSAL
- the thrS gene encoding threonine--tRNA ligase, giving the protein MSDMVKIKFPDGAVKEFPKATTTEDIAASISPGLKKKAIAGKLNDKEIDLRAPILEDGAIEIITEGSEEALDIMRHSTAHLMAQAIKRLYKNVKLGVGPVIENGFYYDVDLEEALTPEDLPKIEKEMKKIVGENLPIERKEVSREEVKERFAAIGDDLKLELLDAIPEGETVSIYEQGEFFDLCRGVHVPSTGKIKEFKLLSLAGAYWRGDSNNKMLQRIYGTAFFKKAELEEHLRLLEEAKERDHRKLGKELKLFAISQKVGQGLPLWLPKGATIRRVIERYIVDKELALGYEHVYTPVLGSKELYETSGHWDHYQDTMFPPIEMDNETLTLRPMNCPHHMMIYKNDIHSYRELPIRIAELGTMHRYEMSGALSGLQRVRGMTLNDAHIFVRPDQIKDEFIRTVRLIQEVYEDFGLEQYSFRLSYRDPEDTEKYYDDDEMWNKAQSMLKEAMDEIGHDYYEAEGEAAFYGPKLDVQVKTAIGKEETLSTVQLDFLLPEKFDLTYVGEDGKPHRPVVIHRGVVSTMERFVAFLIEEHKGALPTWLAPVQFQVIPVSPSAHLDYAKKVQERLQREGLRVEVDSRDEKIGYKIREAQMQKIPYMLVVGDQEVENEAVNVRKYGEQKSETVSLEDFVKKAVAEAKK
- the dnaI gene encoding primosomal protein DnaI, which gives rise to MEPIKRALEGVTKRPDFKKRLEDMKEKVLSDKDVRQFIDQHQAVVDDRMIERSLNKLYEYTQQSKACGDCPSLMECKNLIQGYHPKLVLNGKTIDVQYDTCPEKRKADERERQRSLIKSIYIQEDLLDATFADIDGDDPSRLKVIQLATEFFHDYNETGKGKGIYVHGQFGVGKTFMLAAIANELAAKDHPSILVYVPEFVRELKNAIHDQSLEEKLDMVKSTPVLMLDDIGAESMSSWVRDEVFGTILQHRMSRQLPTFFSSNFDPDELKHHFTYSQRGEKEDVKAARLMERVRYLATPVRLNGKNRR